Sequence from the Candidatus Poribacteria bacterium genome:
GATCGTCGACGAGAGCGACCCGGGCTCCTGGCTCCAGCACGCCTTCTACCTGAGAACCGGTTCCGTGCGCCTTGGGTTCCTTGCGGACGTAGACCATCGGGAGACGAAGCTTGTGGGCGATGATCGCCGCCAGCGGGATTCCCGCCGTTTCTGCGCCGGCGACGATGTAGGCTCCGACCTGCCGGATCCGCTCGGCGAGGGCGTCCGTGAGCGTGTCGATGGACGCCGGCACGGATGGGACGTGCCTCAGATCGACGTAGATCGGGCTCTTCGCGCCGGAGCGCAGCGTGAAGATGCCGTGCTTCAGTACGTTCGCGGCACGCAGCGCGGATGCGATGTCTGCGGAAGCCAGAGCCATGGGAGCCCTCCTGGGTCGAGACTGTGAATCGATTCTAGGCGGCGGCAGGCGTCGCGGCAACGTTGGGGACGACGCCAACGGACTGAGCGTCGATGCGGTTCTGCGCGAGCGCCGATTGAGGGGCTCTTGGGCGAGTGCTATACTTGGCGACAAGCGTTCGACCCACGGAAGGGACGGCGGTGAAGGAAGTCGCGTGTGTCAACGGCGTGTTCAGCAGTGTCGAGGACGCCAAGGTCTCCATCGATGACCGCGGGCTGCAGTTCGGCGACGGCGTTTACGAAGTGGTCCGGAGCTATGACGGGCGACTGTGGGCGCTCGAGCGCCATCTGCTCCGTCTAGAGGGCAGCCTGCGCGAGCTATGGATCAAGGGCGTGTCTATCGCGCATATTCGCGACGAGGTCGTGCGTGCCTACGCAGCGAGCGAGATACCGAACGCGCTCGTCTACTTCCAGATAACGCGCGGCGTGTCGCCTCGCGACTACGCCTGGCGCGCAGACATTACGCCAACCATCATCGTCACCGTGCGCGACATGTCGAAGAAGGAAACCGTCCATCGTGACCAGGGGGTTCGTGTCATCACGCACCCGGAGATCCGATGGGGTCGGGTCGATATCAAGACGCTGAACCTTCTGGGGAACATGGTCGCCAAGAAGTCGGCGCGGGACGCGGGCGCGTACGAGTCGCTGTTCGTCGCCGCCGGGAACCGAATGACGGAGGGGGCGAGCACCAACCTGTTCATCCTCCTCGGCGACAGTCTCGTGACGCGCGAGAAGGGTCCGCACATCCTGCCGGGCGTTACGCGCGAGATCGCCATCGAATGCGCGGCAGACGCCGGCATCGCCGTTGAGGAGCGACCCTTCACGCTGGAGGAAATGCGATCCGCGCAGGAGGTCATCTTGACCGGCACGAGTTTCGGCGTCTATAGTGTGGTGAGCTTGGACGGCATCCCCGTGAGCGGCGGGAAGCCAGGCGCGGTGGGCGTCCGCCTCGCGGAAGCCTATGACGAGCGCGTTCGACGCCACGACGACTCGCCTCGCTAGCGTCACCCTTGGAGCCAGGAGCATCCGGCTTGATCTACGAAGAACGCATCTACACGATCGCGCCCGGCAAGATGCCCGCGATCCTGAAGCGATTCGGCGAGCACACCATGTCGCTGTTCCAGAGACATGGGATCCAGGTGGTTGGGTTCTGGGTGACTGACATCGGCGAACACAGCCACAGCGAGCTCGTCTACATCTGCGCATACAGCGACCTGAACGCTCGCCAGGCGGCGTGGGAGAGCTTCCGCACCGATCCCCAGTGGATCGAAGCCCGTCGAGTCTCCGAGGCGGACGGTCCGCTCGTGACGAACGTCGCCGTCAAGATCCTCGAGCCCACCGACTTCTCGCCGGTTCGCTGACCCCCCGACCATGCGAGACCGACCAGAGAGGACGCAGCCGCCGATGGCTCAAGGCTTCCGCGGAGAGGATTCGCCAGAGCTCTGGCATCGCAACGGCTACTCCGAACGTGACGAGGAACCGGGGCACGATCTCAAGCTGGCTCATCGTCTTTCTCAGCTCTACGGGCAGCTCCTCACCGAAGTCGGAGAGGATCCCGGCAGGGAAGGGCTCGCCAAAACCCCGATGCGCGCCGCT
This genomic interval carries:
- the pyrE gene encoding orotate phosphoribosyltransferase, with the protein product MALASADIASALRAANVLKHGIFTLRSGAKSPIYVDLRHVPSVPASIDTLTDALAERIRQVGAYIVAGAETAGIPLAAIIAHKLRLPMVYVRKEPKAHGTGSQVEGVLEPGARVALVDDLITQGTSKFVFLDALKAASVRCEDVVVILDREQGGTSALAARGATLHALITLRQLLDEYTAMGALSRDQHTEIRAYLDDPTGWEASLRV
- a CDS encoding D-amino acid aminotransferase (catalyzes the transamination of D-amino acids and their alpha-keto acids): MLYLATSVRPTEGTAVKEVACVNGVFSSVEDAKVSIDDRGLQFGDGVYEVVRSYDGRLWALERHLLRLEGSLRELWIKGVSIAHIRDEVVRAYAASEIPNALVYFQITRGVSPRDYAWRADITPTIIVTVRDMSKKETVHRDQGVRVITHPEIRWGRVDIKTLNLLGNMVAKKSARDAGAYESLFVAAGNRMTEGASTNLFILLGDSLVTREKGPHILPGVTREIAIECAADAGIAVEERPFTLEEMRSAQEVILTGTSFGVYSVVSLDGIPVSGGKPGAVGVRLAEAYDERVRRHDDSPR
- a CDS encoding NIPSNAP family protein, producing the protein MIYEERIYTIAPGKMPAILKRFGEHTMSLFQRHGIQVVGFWVTDIGEHSHSELVYICAYSDLNARQAAWESFRTDPQWIEARRVSEADGPLVTNVAVKILEPTDFSPVR